A window from Agrobacterium tumefaciens encodes these proteins:
- a CDS encoding 2-hydroxyacid dehydrogenase, translating into MTTEIVQLCPLIPALEEELAQRFTVHRLFEAADKAAFLAEKGAAIRGVVTGGHIGLPADVGAALPNLEIVAINGVGFDKVDLAEAKRRGFRVSNTPDVLTADVADLALGLVLAQARKLPQADQHVRTGRWLKGDMGLSTRVAGRRYGIFGLGRIGQAIAKRLEGFDARISYTARNRRDVAYDYYDSIEMLAANCDVLIIAAAATAETRHIVNADVLKALGPQGVLVNVARGSLVDEKALVEALSKGTIGGAALDVFEDEPRVPEALFAFDTVTLAPHVGSGTHQTRRAMADLVLANLDAHFAGKELPTPVV; encoded by the coding sequence ATGACCACTGAAATCGTGCAACTGTGCCCGCTTATCCCGGCGCTGGAAGAAGAACTTGCGCAGCGCTTTACCGTGCATCGCCTGTTCGAGGCCGCAGACAAGGCAGCATTCCTTGCTGAAAAGGGTGCTGCAATCCGCGGCGTCGTCACCGGCGGCCATATCGGTCTGCCGGCGGATGTTGGCGCGGCACTCCCCAATCTTGAAATCGTCGCCATCAACGGCGTCGGTTTCGACAAGGTCGACTTGGCGGAAGCCAAGCGGCGCGGTTTCCGCGTCTCCAATACGCCTGACGTATTGACGGCCGATGTTGCCGATCTCGCGCTTGGTCTGGTTCTGGCGCAGGCGCGCAAGCTGCCGCAGGCGGACCAGCATGTGCGCACCGGGCGATGGCTGAAGGGCGATATGGGGCTTTCAACCCGTGTGGCCGGCCGCCGCTACGGCATTTTCGGCCTTGGCCGCATCGGTCAGGCAATTGCAAAGCGGCTCGAAGGTTTTGACGCGCGCATTTCCTACACCGCCAGAAACCGCCGCGATGTCGCTTATGATTATTATGACAGCATCGAGATGCTGGCCGCCAATTGTGATGTGTTGATCATCGCTGCCGCCGCCACCGCAGAAACGCGCCATATCGTCAATGCGGATGTGCTGAAGGCGCTGGGACCGCAGGGTGTGCTCGTCAACGTGGCGCGCGGTTCACTGGTGGATGAAAAGGCGCTGGTTGAGGCGCTTTCGAAGGGCACGATCGGTGGCGCGGCGCTGGATGTCTTCGAGGACGAGCCTCGAGTGCCGGAAGCGCTATTTGCTTTCGATACCGTCACGCTCGCCCCACACGTCGGCAGCGGCACGCACCAGACGCGGCGCGCTATGGCCGATCTGGTTCTTGCGAATCTCGACGCGCATTTCGCGGGCAAGGAGCTGCCGACCCCGGTGGTGTAA
- a CDS encoding amino acid ABC transporter permease yields MTLRTFGWNEFGFLLTALQWTVLLTIIALIGGGIVGFFIALARTSDSKLLRIAAGTYIQVIQGIPVLMILFLSYYGLSLAGLELPPLIAAGASMTIYTSGYLAEIWRGCIQAVPKQQWEASESLALTRAQQYRYVILPQAIRISLPPTVGFAVQVVKNTSIASIIGFVELARAGQLINNATFQPFRVFVAVAVLYFIVCYPLSQLSRWLERRLHAGSNR; encoded by the coding sequence ATGACCCTTAGAACTTTCGGCTGGAACGAATTCGGCTTCCTGCTCACCGCCCTGCAATGGACCGTGCTTCTGACGATCATTGCGCTTATCGGCGGCGGCATCGTCGGCTTCTTCATCGCGCTGGCCCGCACGTCGGATAGCAAGCTGCTGCGCATTGCCGCCGGTACCTATATCCAGGTGATCCAGGGCATTCCGGTGCTGATGATCCTCTTCCTGTCCTATTACGGCCTCAGCCTTGCCGGACTGGAACTGCCGCCGCTGATCGCCGCCGGCGCGTCAATGACGATCTATACGTCAGGTTATCTCGCCGAAATCTGGCGTGGCTGCATCCAGGCGGTGCCGAAGCAGCAATGGGAAGCGTCGGAATCGCTGGCGCTCACCCGCGCCCAGCAATATCGTTACGTCATCCTGCCGCAGGCGATCCGCATTTCCCTGCCGCCGACCGTCGGTTTTGCCGTTCAGGTCGTCAAGAATACGTCCATCGCATCGATCATCGGTTTCGTCGAACTGGCAAGAGCGGGGCAGCTCATCAACAATGCCACGTTCCAGCCGTTCCGCGTCTTTGTCGCGGTGGCCGTGCTTTATTTCATCGTCTGCTACCCGTTGTCCCAGCTGTCGCGTTGGCTGGAAAGGAGGCTTCATGCCGGAAGTAATCGTTGA
- a CDS encoding amino acid ABC transporter permease, whose amino-acid sequence MSYTFQFGALAQYQNEILNGIWLTIKLSVLSIVLGCAFGILLASLRSINGGVVRIIVDAYVEVIRNTPFLVQLFIVYFGLPGLGFRVGADTAALIGMTINLAAYSTEIIRAGIEAVHKSQIEAGEALGFTRYQIYRHVIIVPAIAKVYPSLCSQFVLMMLASSICSAISTHELAAAAAFVESQTYRSFEVYIVVTLIYLALALSLRLILALVGMWLFGRRVARKTMTALPEVQS is encoded by the coding sequence ATGTCCTATACTTTTCAATTCGGCGCGCTCGCCCAATATCAGAATGAAATTCTGAACGGCATATGGCTGACGATCAAGCTGTCGGTCCTCTCCATCGTGCTCGGCTGCGCTTTCGGCATTCTTCTCGCTTCGCTACGCTCCATTAATGGAGGCGTCGTTCGCATCATCGTGGATGCTTATGTCGAAGTGATCCGCAACACGCCGTTTCTGGTGCAGCTTTTCATCGTCTATTTCGGCCTTCCGGGCCTCGGCTTTCGCGTCGGTGCGGATACGGCGGCGCTGATCGGCATGACGATCAACCTTGCCGCCTATTCGACGGAAATCATCCGCGCCGGCATCGAGGCGGTGCACAAGTCGCAGATCGAGGCGGGCGAGGCTCTTGGGTTCACCAGATATCAGATCTATCGCCACGTCATCATCGTGCCTGCCATTGCCAAGGTCTATCCGTCGCTGTGCAGCCAGTTCGTGCTGATGATGCTGGCATCGAGCATATGTTCGGCCATTTCCACCCATGAGCTTGCGGCCGCCGCTGCCTTCGTGGAATCGCAGACCTATCGCTCCTTCGAGGTCTATATCGTCGTCACGCTAATCTATCTTGCACTGGCGCTCAGCCTGCGGCTCATCCTTGCCCTTGTCGGCATGTGGCTGTTTGGCCGCCGTGTGGCCCGCAAGACGATGACCGCTTTGCCGGAGGTGCAGTCATGA
- a CDS encoding transporter substrate-binding domain-containing protein: protein MSISRFLKNMTVAVGVAAASLAATTSAHAVSLSEITARGKVKIGVLTGAPPMGMVDEKGNPSGYDVDVANLIGSYLSLPVELVPLTPPARIPALQTGKVDFLVATLAPTGERAKTVMFTQPYSAFNMDIISGKDQKFENLDSLKGKRVSVNRGSSQETALRKANVEGLEIVVYEDDSTSAQALLAGQVDAVALPSTVGEAIIKQRPEAGLQVGFTFFQQGNSMATKIEDFELRQWLNTSIYLMKMSGDLDRISVKWTGRPLPQLPSF, encoded by the coding sequence ATGAGCATTTCAAGATTTCTGAAAAACATGACCGTTGCCGTCGGTGTTGCCGCAGCTTCGCTTGCCGCGACCACGTCCGCCCATGCCGTGTCGCTCAGCGAGATCACGGCGCGCGGCAAGGTTAAGATCGGTGTTCTGACCGGCGCTCCGCCGATGGGCATGGTGGACGAGAAGGGCAATCCTTCCGGTTATGACGTGGATGTTGCCAACCTCATCGGTTCTTACCTGTCGCTGCCGGTTGAGCTGGTGCCGCTGACGCCGCCTGCGCGCATCCCCGCACTTCAGACAGGCAAGGTCGATTTCCTCGTTGCAACGCTTGCGCCAACCGGCGAGCGCGCCAAGACCGTCATGTTCACGCAGCCTTACAGCGCCTTCAACATGGACATCATCTCCGGCAAGGACCAGAAGTTCGAAAATCTCGACAGCCTCAAGGGCAAGCGCGTTTCGGTCAATCGCGGCTCCTCGCAGGAAACCGCGCTACGCAAGGCCAATGTCGAAGGTCTCGAAATCGTCGTTTACGAAGACGATTCCACCAGCGCCCAGGCATTGCTTGCCGGTCAGGTGGATGCCGTGGCGCTGCCGTCCACGGTTGGCGAAGCGATCATCAAGCAGCGTCCGGAAGCCGGTCTGCAGGTTGGTTTCACTTTCTTCCAGCAGGGCAATTCCATGGCGACGAAGATTGAGGATTTCGAGCTGCGCCAGTGGCTCAACACCTCCATCTACCTCATGAAGATGTCGGGCGATCTTGACCGCATCTCGGTGAAGTGGACCGGTCGTCCGCTGCCGCAATTGCCAAGCTTCTGA
- a CDS encoding putative bifunctional diguanylate cyclase/phosphodiesterase encodes MSRKKRDITSSASPAMGENANPSGRHTLLEAMIDHVPDFIYAKDLEGRFLFANRAIVTENGFESVEELIGLTDYDIHGEAARRAGIPDTEARVMRTGEPDLGYEERAMRGDIDRWLMMSRVPLKDKSGKIIGVVGASRDITQKKASERLLQAQAHILEMIVAAARIEDFLEEFVKAIENLATGLACAVRVFEAAVGEPSVYVSPALAQQAGLIALISNVSDPASLAHAAEDTAFSFDIPASEGQAHGFVWCKLAGRKPDEALVEFIGAAARMAGLAIDRKRAAEHIAFLADHDMLTRLPNRRFLDTRLPEILAAAVKVNRRVGIGFLDLDNFKQINDTLGHSIGDALLSKTAERIAASLRQNDLVLRVGGDEFVIILEERKDDVENRLQRIRAAVSQPLRIGNYDIKVTCSIGMAFFPEHGETTAEIVAAADLAMYEAKHNGRDSIATFTPNMADDLRKKFTRIEELRKAVERDEFVLHFQPQVDLASGRISGVEALVRWQHPAEGLLGPAEFIGLAEETGLIVELGANILKKACRQAQAWVAAGLSPVKMAVNISPRQFQGGLVQQIRSVLKETGLAPSLLEIEITETLIIQDVETSVRIMRAIKQMGVSLALDDFGIGYSCLGMLKTFPLSCMKIDRSFLTHLPEKTKDSAIVTIMIQLAGSLGIDVIAEGVETAEQAAFLRTAGCPYGQGYYFSRPLPADAIEAMLGNTTTFPTGLSSDGP; translated from the coding sequence ATGTCGCGAAAAAAGCGCGACATAACGTCATCTGCCTCTCCAGCAATGGGCGAAAATGCCAATCCCTCCGGCCGGCACACGCTTCTGGAAGCGATGATCGACCATGTGCCGGATTTCATCTATGCCAAGGATCTGGAAGGGCGCTTTCTTTTTGCCAACCGCGCCATCGTCACCGAAAACGGCTTTGAAAGCGTCGAGGAGCTGATCGGTCTCACCGATTACGATATTCATGGCGAAGCGGCGCGGCGCGCCGGCATTCCCGATACCGAAGCGCGGGTGATGCGTACCGGTGAACCGGATCTCGGTTACGAGGAACGCGCCATGCGGGGCGATATCGACCGCTGGCTGATGATGTCGCGTGTGCCGTTGAAGGACAAGTCCGGCAAGATCATCGGCGTCGTGGGTGCCTCGCGCGACATCACCCAGAAAAAGGCCTCTGAGCGATTGCTTCAGGCGCAGGCGCATATTTTGGAAATGATTGTGGCGGCGGCTCGTATCGAGGATTTCCTCGAGGAATTCGTCAAGGCGATCGAAAATCTGGCCACCGGCCTTGCCTGCGCCGTGCGGGTGTTCGAGGCGGCGGTGGGGGAGCCATCCGTTTATGTGTCACCCGCCCTTGCGCAGCAGGCAGGGTTGATCGCGCTGATTTCCAATGTCAGCGATCCCGCAAGTCTCGCCCATGCGGCGGAGGATACGGCCTTCAGTTTCGATATTCCCGCCAGTGAGGGCCAGGCGCATGGTTTCGTCTGGTGCAAGCTTGCCGGCCGCAAGCCGGATGAAGCGCTGGTGGAATTTATCGGCGCTGCGGCGCGCATGGCGGGTCTGGCGATAGACCGCAAAAGGGCAGCGGAACACATCGCCTTTCTGGCGGATCATGACATGCTGACCCGGCTGCCCAACCGCCGTTTCCTCGATACCCGGCTGCCGGAGATATTGGCGGCGGCGGTAAAGGTGAACAGAAGGGTCGGTATCGGTTTCCTCGATCTCGACAATTTCAAGCAGATCAACGATACGCTCGGCCACAGCATCGGCGATGCGCTGCTGTCGAAAACCGCCGAGCGCATTGCGGCGAGCCTCAGGCAAAACGATCTTGTTCTGAGGGTCGGTGGCGACGAGTTCGTCATTATTCTCGAAGAGCGCAAGGATGATGTCGAAAACCGTCTGCAGCGCATCCGGGCTGCAGTCTCGCAGCCATTGCGCATCGGCAACTACGATATCAAGGTTACCTGCAGCATCGGCATGGCCTTTTTCCCGGAACACGGGGAAACCACGGCGGAAATCGTCGCGGCGGCCGATCTCGCCATGTATGAGGCCAAGCATAACGGACGCGACAGCATCGCCACCTTCACGCCGAACATGGCGGATGATCTGAGGAAGAAATTCACCCGGATCGAGGAGTTGCGCAAAGCCGTCGAAAGGGACGAATTCGTCCTGCATTTCCAGCCGCAGGTCGATCTTGCAAGCGGCCGGATCAGCGGCGTGGAGGCGCTGGTGCGCTGGCAGCATCCTGCGGAGGGTCTGCTCGGCCCTGCGGAATTCATCGGACTTGCGGAAGAAACCGGCCTGATCGTGGAACTGGGGGCAAACATCCTCAAAAAGGCCTGTCGCCAGGCGCAGGCATGGGTTGCCGCCGGCCTCTCGCCCGTCAAGATGGCGGTCAATATCTCGCCACGCCAGTTTCAGGGCGGGTTGGTGCAGCAGATCAGGTCGGTGCTGAAGGAAACCGGCCTTGCGCCCTCCCTGCTGGAAATCGAGATCACCGAGACGCTGATCATTCAGGATGTCGAGACATCGGTGCGGATCATGCGCGCCATAAAACAGATGGGCGTCAGCCTGGCGCTGGATGATTTCGGAATCGGTTATTCCTGTCTCGGCATGCTCAAGACATTCCCACTGTCCTGCATGAAGATAGACCGGTCGTTCCTGACCCACCTGCCGGAAAAAACCAAGGACAGCGCCATCGTCACGATCATGATCCAGCTTGCCGGATCGCTTGGCATCGATGTCATTGCCGAAGGTGTGGAAACCGCCGAGCAGGCGGCGTTCCTGCGCACGGCCGGCTGTCCTTACGGTCAAGGCTATTATTTCAGCCGTCCTCTTCCTGCGGATGCGATCGAGGCGATGCTGGGGAACACGACGACATTCCCCACCGGCCTCTCCAGCGACGGGCCATAA
- a CDS encoding porin: MNIKSLLIGSAAALAAVSGAQAADAIVAAEPEPLEYVRVCDAFGTGFFYIPGTETCLKFDGYVRFQTDFSRRKAGDSDWDSFTRAQFNIDTRTDTDLGALRGYIGFRGDADQDSSRGVVVDQAFIELSGLKVGFYYNWWDDGLAGEYDQLSSNKTRLNAIRYTYDAGSFYVGVAVEELEGIIAGNDVDGTGYTATNKTNNLGVAQANWTTANGKIATDNNVGISAIIGAKVGGVKANILGGYDTNAENGAIRAILTADLGPGTFGLAGAWASGANAYYEESEWTVAAEYSIKATEKLTITPGFQYFGTLDIGTDGKFTGDRDAWRAGVAAGYKITSGLSTLASVYYQDVDGTKGVNGGGDSWTGFVRLQRSF, translated from the coding sequence ATGAACATCAAGAGCCTTCTGATCGGCTCCGCTGCTGCTCTCGCAGCAGTATCCGGCGCACAGGCCGCTGACGCCATCGTCGCTGCTGAGCCTGAGCCCCTGGAATACGTTCGCGTTTGCGACGCTTTCGGCACCGGCTTCTTCTACATTCCCGGCACCGAAACCTGCCTCAAGTTCGACGGTTACGTCCGTTTCCAGACCGATTTTAGCCGCCGCAAAGCTGGCGACTCCGATTGGGACAGCTTCACGCGCGCCCAGTTCAACATCGACACTCGCACTGACACCGATCTTGGCGCTCTGCGCGGTTACATCGGCTTCCGTGGCGATGCCGACCAGGACAGCAGCCGCGGCGTTGTCGTCGATCAGGCCTTTATCGAACTTAGCGGCCTCAAGGTCGGTTTTTACTACAACTGGTGGGATGATGGTCTCGCTGGCGAGTATGACCAGCTCAGCTCCAACAAGACCCGTCTGAACGCCATCCGTTACACCTACGATGCTGGCTCGTTCTATGTTGGTGTTGCTGTTGAGGAGCTGGAAGGCATTATCGCCGGCAATGACGTCGATGGCACCGGCTACACAGCCACCAACAAGACGAACAACCTCGGTGTAGCCCAGGCAAACTGGACGACTGCAAACGGAAAGATTGCCACGGATAATAACGTCGGCATCAGCGCGATCATTGGCGCTAAGGTCGGTGGCGTTAAGGCAAACATTCTCGGCGGTTACGACACCAACGCCGAGAACGGCGCCATCCGCGCCATCCTGACCGCTGACCTCGGTCCGGGCACGTTCGGTCTCGCCGGCGCATGGGCTTCGGGTGCAAACGCCTACTATGAAGAATCCGAGTGGACGGTTGCCGCGGAATACTCCATCAAGGCAACCGAGAAGCTGACCATCACCCCCGGCTTCCAGTACTTCGGTACGCTGGATATCGGTACGGACGGCAAGTTCACGGGCGACCGTGATGCATGGCGCGCTGGCGTAGCTGCTGGCTACAAGATCACGTCAGGTCTTTCTACCCTCGCATCCGTTTACTATCAGGACGTAGACGGCACGAAGGGTGTTAACGGCGGTGGCGACAGCTGGACCGGTTTCGTTCGTCTGCAGCGTTCGTTCTAA
- a CDS encoding amino acid ABC transporter ATP-binding protein, with translation MPEVIVENVHKSFGALEVLKGVSLTVGRGEVFALIGRSGSGKSTLLRCMNGLEKINSGRIEIAGHAIGEDAKALRKLRTDVGIVFQSYNLFPHLTVGENIMLAPRIVKDVAKSETRDIAREVLQLVGLSEKFDSYPDQLSGGQQQRVAIARSLAMRPKVMLFDEVTSALDPELTEEVLTVMENLAKGGMTMILVTHEMAFARRVATETIFMHKGKIWEQGRSSELFANPQTPELRQFVKADVK, from the coding sequence ATGCCGGAAGTAATCGTTGAAAACGTTCACAAGAGCTTTGGCGCTCTGGAAGTCCTCAAAGGCGTGTCGCTGACGGTCGGTCGCGGTGAAGTCTTTGCCCTCATCGGCCGCTCGGGTTCGGGCAAGAGCACGCTGCTGCGCTGCATGAACGGGTTGGAGAAGATCAATTCGGGCCGCATCGAAATCGCCGGTCATGCGATCGGCGAAGATGCCAAGGCGCTGCGCAAGCTGCGCACCGACGTCGGCATCGTCTTTCAGAGCTACAATCTTTTCCCGCATCTGACGGTCGGTGAGAACATCATGCTCGCGCCGCGCATCGTCAAGGACGTGGCGAAATCGGAAACCAGGGATATCGCCCGCGAGGTTCTGCAACTCGTCGGCCTGTCGGAGAAATTCGATTCCTATCCTGACCAGCTGTCCGGCGGCCAGCAGCAGCGCGTGGCGATTGCCCGCTCGCTCGCCATGCGGCCGAAGGTGATGCTGTTCGACGAGGTGACCTCGGCGCTTGACCCGGAACTGACCGAGGAAGTGTTGACCGTCATGGAAAACCTCGCCAAGGGCGGCATGACCATGATCCTCGTGACCCACGAAATGGCCTTTGCGCGCCGCGTGGCGACCGAAACCATCTTTATGCACAAGGGCAAGATCTGGGAGCAGGGCCGCTCGTCCGAACTCTTCGCCAATCCGCAAACGCCGGAACTCCGGCAATTCGTCAAGGCCGATGTGAAGTAG